The Imtechella halotolerans DNA window CTTTTTATAATCCAATATTGCCTTGGCTATATTGTCGGCAAATTGTTCTTGTCCTTTACTTGAAGTTAAAAAAAGACGTTCTTCTCTATTGGTTACAAACCCTGTTTCAATAAGGACACTTGGCATATAAGTTTGATGCAACACGATAAAACCTGCCTGTTTAACTCCCCTATTCTTTCTCTTCATTTTGTCAGTGAAGTTCTGTTGAATCATTTTGGCAAGCTGTATACTTTGATCCAAATATTCCTCTTGCATAATAGTAAACCCAATTACTGATTCAGGCGAATTGATATCATAACCGGCATATTTCTGCTCATAGTCATCCTCTAAATAGATTACCTCATTCTCCGCCTTAGCCACTTCAAAATTTTGCTTATTCGCATGCAACCCTAACACATAGGTTTCAGCACCAGAGGCTTCTGTATGATGCGCATTACAATGTACAGAGACAAAAAGATCTGCCTTTGCTTTGTTGGCAATACGTCCTCGAACATATAAATCCACAAATCGGTCATCCTTTCGTGTATACACCACTTTAATATCCTTATGTTGCTCAAGTTCTTTACCTATAAGCATGACTACTTTAAGAGCAATATCCTTCTCATTTATCCCATTAGA harbors:
- a CDS encoding N-acetylmuramoyl-L-alanine amidase, yielding MRTKIIFTLIAIPTSLFLLAFSHMNAVTQSDPFVIVLDAGHGGKDPGKVSNGINEKDIALKVVMLIGKELEQHKDIKVVYTRKDDRFVDLYVRGRIANKAKADLFVSVHCNAHHTEASGAETYVLGLHANKQNFEVAKAENEVIYLEDDYEQKYAGYDINSPESVIGFTIMQEEYLDQSIQLAKMIQQNFTDKMKRKNRGVKQAGFIVLHQTYMPSVLIETGFVTNREERLFLTSSKGQEQFADNIAKAILDYKKLIRPASTAVVTSKEVVQEKKPAPVKEEEKKSVVKQINTSVIFKVQIAAGAKKVEALPQNFKGLKPVSIESSGTVYRYFYGETNSYDEVKQLQKEAVEKGYKDAFIVAYKKGSRISVDEALKTDR